The genome window TTCCGCTTCGAGAGTATGTTTTACTTTCAGTTGATATTCTTTCTTCTCCGCTTGAGCGCGCGGCGCCCAAACGCTCGGACCTTTGGAAGTGTTGAGCATCTTAAATTGAATTCCGGTGTTATCGATCACCTTGCCCATGATGCCGCCGAGTGCGTCGACTTCTCTTACCATATGTCCCTTAGCGATACCGCCGATCGCAGGATTACAAGACATCTGACCGATCGTATCCAAGTTCATCGTGATCAAAAGAGTTTTCGCTCCACCTTTAGAAGCGATGTAAGCGGCTTCCGAACCGGCATGGCCCGCGCCGACAACGACACAATCAAAACGATTCGGGAAAAAAGATTGGTTCTTGGATTCGATCATCGAGATTCAACTTCCTGAAAATAAATTACTAATTTTAGAATGGGATGTTTCGCAACGTTCGAGCTTCGATCGTAAGATGAATCGACAAGAGACCCGATACATTGATTCATGGAATTATATCACTTATCAGGTTCCTGTTCCATGGCAGAATCCATCAAGAAACTATCCTATTTCGAAGGAAAAATCCTTCCTGAATCAGAAGCGAAGATCAGCATTCAAACACACGCGCTTCAATACGGAACCACCGTCTTCGGCGGACTCCGCGGTTACTACGATAAAGACACCGATAACATCTATCTCTTCCGTATCTTAGACCATTATCAAAGACTGATTAACTCGACTCGGATCATGCAGTTGAAGTTGGATAAGACAAAAGAAGAATTGAGAGACATAACCATCGACTTGATTCGTCAGTGCGGTTACAAAGAGAATATTTATCTTCGTCCATTCGTTTATACTTCTGCGCTGCAACTTTCACCTCGCTTTCACGACGTTCCCACCGAACTCGCAATCTATATTCTTCAGTTGAACGACTACTTGGATACGAAACGCGGATTGAAAACGATGGTATCCAGTTGGAGAAGATTCGACGACGCCGTAATTCCGACCTTGTCCAAAGTCTCCGGCGGCTATGTGAACTCGGCGCTTGCAAAATCGGAAGCGGTTCAAAACGGATTCGATGAAGCGATCTTCTTAGATGCGAGAGGATTTGTAAGTGAAGGTTCGGCGGAGAATATCTTCTTAGTCCGAGACGGAAAGATCATCACACCGGGAATCAATTCTTCTCTTCTTGAAGGAATCACAAGAAGAAGCGTTCTTCAGATCGCAAGAGACAACGGAATCGAAGTGGTTGAAAGAGACATATCCAGAAGCGAACTTTATATCGCCGACGAAGTTTTCTTTTCGGGAACGGGAGTTCAAATCGCCTGGGTTTCCGAAATCGATCATAGAAAAGTCGGCAACTCGGAGATGGGACCGATCACCAAAAAGATTCAAAGCCTCTTCTTCAACCTCGTAATCAATAAAGAAGAAAAATACAGACACTGGTTGACCCCGGTTTATTAAGAAGAATGTCATCCTCCGCGTTTCAACTCGACGATATTTTAGGACAAGAAGTCGCATTGACTTTTTTAAAAAGATACACGTCGAAACCGGAGACCATCCCACCGCTTTTGATCTTTCACGGACCGGACGGTACCGGAAAAGAATCCGCATCCGAACGTTTCATTAAGAATGTATTATGCTTTGAAGGAACTTCTTGTGGAGTCTGCGCTTCGTGCAAAGCGTTCATGCACAACTCGCATCCGGATTACATTCGGTTTCCGGAAGAAAGCGGTAAGATCATTCCGATCGGAAGCGAAGACAATCCGGAAGAATTTACGATTCGATGGTTGATTCGGTCCCGCTTAAACTATCGCCCTCATCTTTCCCGATTTCGTTTTATCGTTTTTCCGGATGCATCGTTGATCGGCAACGAAGCGGAAACCGCGTTGCTCAAATCTTTGGAAGAAGCTCCTCCGTTTTCCAGATTCATCTTTATCGTCAACAACATCGACAAATTGAAAGAGACGATCGTGAGTAGAGCGATCTGTGTTCCATTCCAATATTTGAATCAAAACGATTTAAAAAAAATTCAGGCGAACATCGGATCGATCGCGCTACCGTTTCAAGGAGGAAGTTTAGTTTCTTCCGAATGCCCGACCGAAGTAATCGAACTCGTTCAGGAAAAAATCAAAGATCGGCTGGAAACACAACTTGATCTTTTGAAACTCGAGTCGTGGATTCTTTCCTACAAGGACGAACATCCCGAGTGGAAGGACAATTTTTCTTACAAGGAATTCTTAGAACTCGTAAGTCGTGTATTGATCTACGAATACACGCGTACCGGTTACGAAAATAATCTCACAAAAATCGAAGCGATCTTCGAATTTAAGGGAGAACTTCACAAAAGAATCACCGGAATCGATACCATCGCACTTTCCAGATTGTTTTTCCGCCTTTCTCTATAAGATATATTCTAAAATTTGAATATACTTTCGGATAAAAACACACTAACAAACGTTAGTCGAAATACGGGAATCCTCTAATTTCTTCTTTTGCGACATAATTTATTATCCCAAACATAAACATCTTCTTTTTTTGGAGAAGAATTCGGATTCCGGAATTTTCATTTGA of Leptospira sanjuanensis contains these proteins:
- a CDS encoding branched-chain amino acid transaminase, which codes for MAESIKKLSYFEGKILPESEAKISIQTHALQYGTTVFGGLRGYYDKDTDNIYLFRILDHYQRLINSTRIMQLKLDKTKEELRDITIDLIRQCGYKENIYLRPFVYTSALQLSPRFHDVPTELAIYILQLNDYLDTKRGLKTMVSSWRRFDDAVIPTLSKVSGGYVNSALAKSEAVQNGFDEAIFLDARGFVSEGSAENIFLVRDGKIITPGINSSLLEGITRRSVLQIARDNGIEVVERDISRSELYIADEVFFSGTGVQIAWVSEIDHRKVGNSEMGPITKKIQSLFFNLVINKEEKYRHWLTPVY